Proteins encoded in a region of the Streptomyces akebiae genome:
- a CDS encoding HAD domain-containing protein — MTTDTHRPLLFLDVDGTLLPYGGGRLPASAEEWVDWQLTSNPQLAKIDRAHGPRLRRLICEPMWATAWMDDANEVIAPLLGLPRWPVVDLPEAPEEDRADLLHWKTRVLVRTAAGRPFIWVDDEITDLDRAWVARHHPGRALLHRVEPQVGMTAADFTVVEGWLGGG, encoded by the coding sequence ATGACCACTGACACGCACCGCCCCCTGCTCTTCCTGGACGTCGACGGCACCCTCCTGCCCTACGGCGGTGGGCGGCTCCCCGCGTCCGCCGAGGAGTGGGTCGACTGGCAGCTCACGTCCAATCCGCAGCTGGCGAAGATCGACCGCGCGCACGGGCCGCGCCTGCGGCGGCTGATCTGCGAGCCGATGTGGGCCACCGCGTGGATGGACGACGCCAACGAGGTGATCGCCCCGCTGCTCGGCCTTCCCCGGTGGCCGGTCGTCGACCTGCCGGAGGCGCCGGAGGAGGACCGGGCGGACCTGCTGCACTGGAAGACCCGGGTCCTCGTCCGCACGGCGGCCGGACGCCCGTTCATCTGGGTCGACGACGAGATCACCGACCTCGATCGCGCCTGGGTGGCGCGGCACCACCCGGGGCGGGCCCTCCTGCACCGGGTCGAACCCCAAGTGGGCATGACCGCCGCCGATTTCACCGTGGTCGAGGGGTGGCTGGGCGGCGGGTGA
- a CDS encoding LysR substrate-binding domain-containing protein, whose translation MELRWLTSFVAVAEDLHFGHAADRLYLAPSALSAQIKALETELGVRLVDRGRRSRIRLTGAGELFLTEARLTLAQVAKAEAVGRRAGRGELGEAEIAYVASAAFSGVLTRVLADCARHERDVTVRVREMETPAQLEALGSGRIDVGFLRWRPEYPPDLTAVCLLTEEMVLALPEEHRLSALEAVPAAELTGERFVVPHFDEEHGFRDQINEVGDIGGFQARLAPPVKDFVAALTLVGGGLGVALVPDSVRCVRMPGVVHRPLADVSLTTRLVGVHRRDETSPAVRRVVRRLRAAAEEAG comes from the coding sequence GTGGAACTGCGCTGGCTGACATCGTTCGTGGCGGTCGCCGAGGATCTGCACTTCGGGCATGCCGCCGACCGGCTCTACCTGGCCCCGTCGGCACTGAGCGCCCAGATCAAGGCGCTGGAGACCGAGCTGGGCGTGCGGCTCGTCGACCGTGGCCGCCGCTCCCGGATCCGGCTGACCGGCGCGGGCGAGCTCTTCCTGACCGAGGCCCGGCTGACCCTGGCCCAGGTCGCGAAGGCCGAGGCCGTGGGCCGGCGGGCGGGCCGGGGCGAGCTGGGCGAGGCCGAGATCGCGTACGTCGCCTCCGCCGCGTTCTCCGGTGTGCTCACCCGGGTGCTGGCCGACTGCGCGCGCCACGAGCGGGACGTGACCGTACGGGTGCGGGAGATGGAGACGCCGGCACAGCTGGAGGCGCTCGGCTCGGGCCGCATCGACGTGGGCTTTCTGCGGTGGCGGCCGGAGTACCCGCCGGACCTGACGGCCGTCTGCCTGCTGACGGAGGAGATGGTACTGGCCCTCCCCGAGGAGCACCGGCTGAGCGCCCTGGAGGCCGTGCCCGCCGCAGAGCTGACCGGGGAACGGTTCGTGGTGCCCCACTTCGACGAGGAGCACGGCTTCCGCGACCAGATCAACGAGGTGGGGGACATCGGTGGCTTCCAGGCCCGACTCGCGCCGCCCGTCAAGGACTTCGTCGCCGCCCTGACCCTCGTGGGCGGCGGCCTGGGTGTCGCCCTCGTACCGGACTCGGTCCGGTGCGTGCGGATGCCCGGCGTGGTCCATCGCCCACTCGCCGACGTCTCACTCACCACCCGCCTCGTCGGCGTGCACCGCCGTGACGAGACCTCTCCCGCCGTCCGCCGGGTGGTCCGCCGCCTGCGCGCGGCAGCCGAAGAGGCCGGCTGA
- a CDS encoding DUF2975 domain-containing protein, whose product MGKLTVLALRAVIVGLFVGSVFVQAVMVPLLAADLEGLDADVAHVRTPTLVIVVLGVVTVQVVLVCVWRLVTMVRRDTVFSHAAFRYVHGVIGAMVAAALLVFALGVVLAPGEAVAPGVVLLLGGVGLAVLGMALIVLVLRMLLAQAVNRDAEATRMRAELAEVI is encoded by the coding sequence GTGGGGAAGCTGACGGTGCTGGCATTGCGGGCCGTGATCGTGGGGTTGTTCGTCGGCTCGGTGTTCGTGCAGGCGGTGATGGTGCCGCTGCTGGCCGCGGATCTGGAAGGGCTCGACGCGGATGTGGCCCACGTCCGGACGCCGACGCTCGTGATCGTGGTCCTCGGCGTGGTGACCGTCCAGGTCGTCCTCGTCTGTGTGTGGCGGCTGGTGACGATGGTCCGGCGGGACACGGTCTTCTCCCACGCGGCCTTCCGGTACGTGCACGGGGTGATCGGCGCGATGGTGGCGGCGGCGCTCCTGGTGTTCGCGCTCGGTGTGGTCCTGGCGCCGGGCGAGGCGGTGGCCCCCGGCGTCGTGCTCCTGCTCGGCGGCGTCGGTCTGGCGGTGCTGGGGATGGCGCTCATCGTCCTCGTCCTGCGGATGCTGCTCGCGCAGGCCGTCAACCGTGACGCCGAGGCGACGCGGATGCGTGCCGAGCTGGCCGAGGTGATCTGA
- a CDS encoding lysophospholipid acyltransferase family protein, whose protein sequence is MFSRLADVLVPAVGRLTVTTDAGSVWTPGSIVVANHTSLADPAIVLAALHRLGIEPVAMGAAGLWRIPLLGRALTREGYIPVYRRDPRAADALDLAAAALARGRTVLIYAEGGIPVREDAAEAAPGAFRSGLTRLAARTGAPVVPVGQAGARRVTSGNTVKQMAGLLTAPVRRPALHVHVGAPLSLTDDHTSNTRQAHAAVTAAWRTAAARLGEPAALAA, encoded by the coding sequence ATGTTCAGCCGCCTCGCCGACGTCCTGGTACCCGCCGTCGGACGTCTCACGGTGACCACCGATGCCGGATCCGTCTGGACACCGGGCAGCATCGTCGTCGCGAACCACACCTCCCTCGCCGATCCCGCGATCGTGCTCGCCGCGCTGCACCGCCTCGGCATCGAGCCGGTCGCCATGGGCGCCGCCGGCCTGTGGCGGATCCCCCTGCTGGGCCGCGCGCTCACCCGCGAGGGGTACATCCCGGTGTACCGGAGGGACCCGCGCGCCGCCGACGCGCTCGATCTCGCCGCCGCCGCGCTGGCGCGGGGCCGGACGGTCCTCATCTACGCCGAGGGCGGGATCCCGGTCCGCGAGGACGCCGCCGAGGCCGCGCCCGGGGCGTTCCGCAGCGGCCTGACCCGGCTCGCGGCACGCACCGGAGCGCCCGTCGTCCCCGTCGGCCAGGCCGGGGCCCGCCGGGTCACCTCCGGCAACACGGTCAAGCAGATGGCGGGGCTGCTCACCGCGCCCGTGCGCCGCCCCGCGCTCCATGTCCACGTCGGGGCGCCTCTCTCCCTCACCGACGATCACACGTCGAACACCCGGCAGGCGCACGCCGCGGTGACCGCCGCCTGGCGCACGGCCGCCGCCCGCCTCGGGGAACCGGCCGCGCTCGCCGCGTGA
- a CDS encoding helix-turn-helix domain-containing protein: MPIAVDIDVMLARRKMSVGELAERVGITPANLAVLKNGRAKAVRFTTLAALCEVLECQPGDLLRWESDHPSDTGRHADTDGLRARDDHTQTDGSTGGVRP; this comes from the coding sequence ATGCCGATCGCCGTCGACATAGACGTGATGCTGGCCAGGCGGAAGATGTCCGTGGGCGAACTTGCGGAACGCGTCGGTATCACCCCGGCCAACCTGGCGGTGCTCAAGAACGGCCGCGCCAAGGCCGTCCGTTTCACCACCCTCGCCGCGCTCTGCGAGGTGCTCGAATGCCAGCCGGGAGACCTGCTCCGCTGGGAGAGCGACCACCCTTCGGACACCGGCCGGCACGCCGACACCGACGGTCTCAGGGCCAGGGACGACCACACGCAGACCGACGGCTCCACGGGCGGTGTGCGGCCATGA
- a CDS encoding alpha/beta fold hydrolase: MTLLDLGRIRLFCTSLGPAGHEGAPVLLLVHGWGGDGREWSPHAEALADRFRVLVPDLRGHGRSEVPDEGNTPAEMAEDLAALLDFLGVGPVVAVGHSMGVQVVNLLALRHPVTVRSVIALDPAHGADEAEAARIPARLAEYRERGARAAAALVAGAFSPQAPPGLRTAHIRTVLGTPDHVIAQAYAGMYTDPGAVGVRPHSETYLRRRSQPALTVWSFEEAAEWERGTLRVPGSRVEHWPHTGHYLHEERTDRTIRLIRDWAAGEPPG, encoded by the coding sequence ATGACCCTGCTCGACCTCGGCCGCATCCGCCTCTTCTGCACCTCCCTCGGTCCCGCCGGCCACGAGGGCGCCCCCGTGCTGCTGCTCGTGCACGGCTGGGGTGGCGACGGGCGGGAGTGGTCGCCGCACGCGGAGGCGCTGGCCGACCGGTTCCGGGTCCTCGTCCCCGACCTGCGCGGCCACGGCCGCTCCGAGGTGCCTGACGAGGGCAACACCCCGGCGGAGATGGCGGAGGACCTGGCCGCGCTGCTCGACTTCCTGGGCGTGGGGCCGGTCGTCGCCGTCGGCCACTCCATGGGCGTCCAGGTCGTCAACCTGCTCGCCCTCCGCCACCCGGTGACCGTGCGGTCGGTCATCGCCCTCGATCCCGCGCACGGCGCGGACGAGGCCGAGGCCGCGCGGATCCCCGCCCGTCTCGCCGAATACCGGGAGCGCGGCGCCCGTGCCGCGGCCGCCCTCGTGGCCGGCGCCTTCTCCCCGCAGGCCCCGCCCGGACTCCGTACGGCACACATCCGCACGGTGCTCGGCACACCGGACCACGTCATCGCCCAGGCCTACGCGGGCATGTACACCGATCCCGGAGCGGTGGGGGTCCGCCCGCACAGCGAGACGTATCTGCGCCGCCGATCCCAACCGGCGCTCACGGTGTGGTCGTTCGAGGAGGCCGCCGAGTGGGAGCGCGGCACGCTGCGGGTGCCCGGCTCACGTGTCGAGCACTGGCCCCACACCGGCCACTATCTGCACGAGGAGCGGACCGACCGCACGATCCGGCTCATCCGTGACTGGGCGGCCGGGGAACCGCCCGGCTGA
- a CDS encoding ATP-binding cassette domain-containing protein, with amino-acid sequence MTTGVLTEGEVVGLGALGPLGSRDAEKPVAELSTGQQRRLDLAPAPATRPHVLLLDEPTNHLSIALVDELTEALHTTDAAVVVATHDRQLRRDIRGWPRLALSAHEGAGVSGHASGHLHS; translated from the coding sequence GTGACGACCGGGGTCCTCACGGAGGGCGAGGTCGTGGGGCTCGGAGCGCTGGGTCCGCTCGGCTCCCGGGACGCCGAGAAGCCGGTGGCCGAGCTGTCGACGGGGCAGCAGCGGCGTCTCGACCTCGCGCCGGCGCCGGCCACCCGGCCGCACGTCCTGTTGCTGGACGAGCCGACCAACCACCTGTCCATCGCCCTGGTCGACGAACTCACCGAGGCCCTGCACACCACGGACGCGGCCGTCGTCGTCGCCACGCACGACCGGCAGCTGCGACGCGACATCCGGGGCTGGCCCCGTCTGGCGCTCTCCGCGCACGAGGGGGCCGGCGTTTCGGGGCACGCGTCGGGCCACCTGCACTCCTGA